The following proteins come from a genomic window of Frankia casuarinae:
- a CDS encoding 3-hydroxybutyryl-CoA dehydrogenase: protein MNKVGIVGCGLMGAGIAEVCARAGKDVVVVEMTTPAVTAGRQRLETSLSRAESRGKVASAAEVLERIQVVEDIEALADRGLVVEAIVEDETAKSTLFKRLDEVVKDPDAVLASNTSSIPIMKLAVATERPTHVLGIHFFNPVPVLSLVELVPSLLTDPETTERARAFVQDDLGKHAIDCQDRAGFVVNALLIPFVLSAIRMLESGFATAEDIDQGLVRGAAHPQGPLALADLIGLDTTKAVAESLYEEFKEPLYAPPPLLARMVDAGLLGRKTGRGFYTY from the coding sequence ATCAACAAGGTCGGTATCGTCGGCTGTGGCCTGATGGGTGCCGGGATCGCCGAGGTCTGCGCCCGTGCCGGCAAGGACGTGGTCGTCGTGGAGATGACCACGCCCGCCGTGACCGCGGGACGGCAGCGCCTGGAGACATCACTGTCCCGCGCGGAGAGCCGCGGCAAGGTGGCCAGCGCCGCGGAAGTACTCGAACGCATCCAGGTCGTCGAGGACATCGAGGCCCTGGCCGACCGCGGCCTCGTGGTGGAGGCGATCGTCGAGGACGAGACCGCCAAGTCCACGCTGTTCAAGCGACTCGACGAGGTCGTCAAGGACCCGGACGCGGTGCTGGCCTCCAACACCTCCTCCATTCCGATCATGAAGCTCGCCGTGGCCACCGAACGGCCCACCCATGTCCTGGGTATCCACTTCTTCAACCCGGTCCCGGTGCTGTCCCTGGTCGAACTGGTGCCGAGCCTGCTGACCGACCCGGAGACGACCGAGCGGGCGCGGGCGTTCGTGCAGGACGATCTGGGCAAGCACGCCATCGACTGCCAGGACCGGGCGGGCTTCGTGGTCAACGCCCTGCTGATCCCGTTCGTGCTCTCGGCGATCCGGATGCTGGAGTCCGGGTTCGCCACGGCCGAGGACATCGACCAGGGACTGGTCCGTGGTGCCGCCCACCCGCAAGGACCGCTGGCGCTGGCTGACCTGATCGGGCTGGACACCACCAAGGCAGTGGCCGAGTCGCTGTACGAGGAGTTCAAGGAACCCCTCTATGCGCCGCCGCCGCTGCTGGCCCGCATGGTCGACGCCGGCCTGCTGGGTCGCAAGACCGGCCGCGGCTTCTACACCTACTGA
- a CDS encoding TetR family transcriptional regulator — MEQQPARLAKDRLVAAAFELFEERGFEGTTVDDIAQRAGVGRTTFFRIYRSKEDVIFPEHDVLLGHIEARLATAAPETRGLALAEAARIVLQHYLAEGELARARYRLTSTVPTLRAREVAGIRQYQRLFARFLRDWMGNAPDGALRAELVSAAIVTAHNHVLRRWLRGETTSPGEEFNRAMEVALEHLETPAEAGTAVVIFRTSAGVDAVVTRLRRALEEEQRRPLS; from the coding sequence GTGGAGCAGCAGCCGGCCCGCTTGGCCAAGGACAGGCTCGTCGCGGCGGCGTTCGAGCTCTTCGAGGAGCGTGGCTTCGAGGGCACGACGGTCGACGACATCGCGCAACGCGCGGGCGTCGGTCGGACGACGTTCTTCCGGATCTACCGGTCCAAGGAGGACGTGATCTTTCCCGAGCACGACGTGCTGCTCGGCCACATCGAAGCCCGGCTTGCGACCGCCGCTCCAGAGACCCGCGGGCTCGCTCTCGCGGAGGCCGCCCGCATAGTGCTGCAGCACTACCTCGCCGAGGGCGAGCTCGCCCGCGCCCGCTACCGCCTGACCAGCACCGTCCCTACACTGCGCGCCCGCGAGGTGGCCGGCATCCGGCAGTATCAGCGCCTGTTCGCCAGGTTCCTGCGCGACTGGATGGGCAACGCGCCCGACGGCGCCCTGCGTGCCGAGTTGGTGTCCGCGGCCATCGTCACCGCCCACAACCATGTGCTCCGACGCTGGCTCCGAGGCGAGACCACCTCCCCCGGCGAGGAGTTCAACCGTGCGATGGAGGTGGCGCTCGAGCATCTCGAAACACCTGCTGAAGCCGGGACAGCCGTTGTCATATTCCGCACCTCCGCCGGCGTGGACGCCGTGGTCACCCGGCTGCGTCGGGCACTTGAAGAGGAACAGCGGCGCCCCTTGAGCTAG